The following proteins are co-located in the Deinococcus betulae genome:
- a CDS encoding DUF4388 domain-containing protein — protein MVRGDLAVFPFLSVMQMFLTSGRAGRLNVDHIRGGQLWLERGEIVHAEAGRLRGDNALQFMASLDGGAFTFEVGQVPPTRTLSLRRDSALRRLIEDSEGWAALSRTFPDWNQRLRLSAKWNDAQPVTRTQYRVLNLVGDSANIRALLERSPESPRMTLETLRPFLLAGLVELG, from the coding sequence ATGGTGCGCGGTGACCTGGCAGTCTTTCCGTTTCTGTCCGTGATGCAGATGTTCCTGACCAGCGGCCGGGCGGGGCGCCTGAACGTGGACCACATTCGCGGCGGGCAGCTGTGGCTGGAGCGCGGCGAGATTGTGCACGCCGAGGCCGGGCGGCTGCGCGGTGACAACGCCCTGCAGTTCATGGCCAGTCTGGACGGCGGCGCCTTTACCTTCGAGGTGGGGCAGGTGCCGCCCACCCGCACCCTGAGCCTGCGCCGCGACAGCGCCCTGCGCCGCCTGATTGAAGACAGCGAGGGCTGGGCCGCGCTGTCACGCACCTTTCCCGACTGGAACCAGCGCCTGCGCCTGAGTGCCAAGTGGAACGACGCCCAGCCCGTCACCCGCACCCAGTACCGCGTGCTGAACCTGGTGGGCGACAGCGCCAATATTCGCGCCCTGCTGGAGCGCTCGCCCGAGTCGCCGCGCATGACTTTAGAAACCCTGCGGCCCTTTTTGCTGGCGGGGCTGGTGGAGCTGGGCTAG
- a CDS encoding ADP-ribosylglycohydrolase family protein, which translates to MTRPDRPLTTLLSLCAADALGAATEFKTPAAIAAQYGPLFRSYQPGSVFAFAPGEATDDSQMVVATLLGYRRGQGHAGVLAALREWLSTGPPDVGGLTRQALSLGAGTLDGGARAWSSSGHASAGNGGLMRVAAVWLAGFEGAALATESAVVTALTHTDPRCVHASVFLTALLAALAQGAAYEEAAQAALAIMDTFDARAALLDAGVLGLETQAAHAAFRAADREARAAVRARVRSGLAGAVVSQSGYVLDTLEAALAHGRRANWWACIEPAVLLGDDSDTVACVAGAIAGARGLEVPSALLPALRLGHDWPGWTRTWACAAQLPRVLEQARAGASQTP; encoded by the coding sequence GTGACGCGCCCAGACCGGCCCCTGACCACACTGCTGTCCCTGTGCGCGGCCGACGCCCTGGGCGCCGCCACCGAGTTCAAAACCCCCGCCGCAATTGCGGCGCAGTACGGCCCCCTCTTTCGCAGCTACCAGCCGGGCAGCGTTTTTGCTTTCGCCCCCGGCGAGGCCACTGACGACAGCCAGATGGTCGTGGCCACCCTGCTGGGCTACCGCCGGGGCCAGGGCCACGCGGGCGTGCTGGCGGCGCTGCGCGAGTGGCTGTCCACTGGACCGCCCGATGTGGGCGGCCTGACCCGGCAGGCGCTGAGCCTGGGGGCCGGCACGCTGGACGGCGGCGCGCGGGCCTGGAGCAGCAGCGGCCACGCCTCAGCGGGCAACGGCGGCCTGATGCGCGTGGCGGCGGTGTGGCTGGCGGGCTTTGAGGGCGCGGCCCTGGCCACCGAATCGGCGGTGGTCACGGCCCTGACGCACACTGACCCCCGCTGCGTGCACGCCTCGGTGTTCTTGACGGCATTGCTGGCAGCCTTGGCCCAGGGCGCCGCCTATGAGGAGGCTGCTCAGGCCGCCCTGGCCATCATGGACACCTTTGACGCCCGCGCGGCCTTGCTGGACGCCGGGGTACTGGGCCTGGAGACCCAGGCGGCACACGCGGCTTTCCGCGCCGCTGACCGTGAAGCCCGCGCAGCGGTGCGCGCCCGCGTGCGTTCGGGGCTGGCGGGCGCCGTGGTCTCGCAAAGCGGGTATGTGCTGGACACCCTGGAAGCGGCGCTGGCCCACGGCCGCCGCGCCAACTGGTGGGCGTGCATTGAGCCGGCCGTTTTGCTGGGCGACGACAGCGACACCGTGGCCTGCGTGGCGGGGGCGATTGCCGGTGCGCGGGGGTTGGAGGTGCCCTCGGCCCTCCTGCCGGCCCTGCGGCTGGGCCACGACTGGCCCGGCTGGACGCGCACCTGGGCCTGTGCGGCGCAGCTGCCTAGGGTGCTTGAGCAGGCCAGAGCCGGAGCCAGCCAGACGCCCTGA
- a CDS encoding ABC transporter ATP-binding protein — MTNPPLSTSDLRLGYGQTVIVPGLNLHLKGGQVTSIIGPNGCGKSTLLRALARLLPVGGGSIELYGQALHALPSREVARRLAILPQGPTAPEGLSVEELVWFGRHPHQGRFPVRRTEDREAVDWALDQTGMRVFAGRSLEALSGGQRQRAWIAMSLAQQTDILLLDEPTTYLDLSHQLEVLHLAQRLNAEQGKTVVMVLHDLNQAARYSHEIVAMSGGEIYAQGAPEDVLTHELLRDVFHLRGHIIPDPDTGKPHVIPYALTR, encoded by the coding sequence ATGACCAACCCTCCTCTTTCGACCAGCGACCTGCGACTCGGCTACGGCCAGACCGTCATCGTGCCGGGCCTCAACCTGCATCTGAAGGGCGGTCAGGTCACGTCCATCATTGGGCCCAACGGCTGCGGCAAAAGCACGCTGCTGCGCGCCCTGGCGCGGCTGTTGCCGGTGGGAGGCGGAAGTATCGAGCTGTACGGCCAGGCGCTGCACGCCCTGCCCAGCCGCGAAGTGGCCCGCCGCCTGGCCATTTTGCCGCAGGGACCCACCGCGCCCGAGGGCCTGAGTGTCGAGGAACTGGTGTGGTTTGGCCGTCACCCGCACCAGGGCCGCTTTCCTGTGCGCCGCACCGAGGACCGTGAAGCCGTGGACTGGGCGCTGGACCAGACCGGGATGCGCGTTTTTGCCGGCCGCTCTCTGGAAGCCCTGAGCGGCGGGCAGCGCCAGCGCGCCTGGATTGCCATGAGCCTGGCCCAGCAGACGGACATTCTGCTCCTGGACGAGCCGACCACCTACCTGGACCTGTCGCACCAGCTGGAGGTGCTGCACCTGGCCCAGCGCCTGAACGCCGAACAGGGCAAGACCGTGGTGATGGTCCTGCACGACCTCAACCAGGCCGCGCGCTACAGCCACGAAATTGTGGCCATGTCGGGCGGCGAGATTTATGCCCAGGGCGCCCCAGAAGACGTGCTGACCCACGAGCTGCTGCGCGACGTGTTTCATCTGCGCGGCCACATCATCCCTGACCCTGATACCGGCAAGCCGCACGTGATTCCCTACGCCCTAACGCGGTAG
- a CDS encoding FecCD family ABC transporter permease → MTTAPRFTTARALALSLGLAALALVLSVLALGVGAVQTPAADVVQVLLGGGDDLTRQLVIDLRAPRIVVALLAGAMFAASGAMMQGVIRNPLASPDIIGVGAGAGLAATIFLLAWPSAPPGGLPWAALVGAWAGFGLVLALARDWTGPQSGSLHPVRLALVGVAVAAALGAAQQLVIVRAPDGLGSALTFLTGTVYGADAARAARLLPWALVLLPAALLLARTLDVLNLGEDLATSLGTRVNAARLLCLTVAVALAGAAVTGAGILGFVGLLAPHVARLLVGARHSRLLPVSMLLGAALVLAADTLGRSLLPPIEVPAGIFTTLVGAPYFLYLLRKAR, encoded by the coding sequence GTGACCACGGCCCCCCGCTTTACCACCGCCCGCGCCCTGGCCCTGAGTCTGGGCCTGGCGGCGCTGGCCCTGGTCCTGTCGGTGCTGGCGCTGGGGGTTGGCGCCGTGCAGACCCCGGCGGCCGACGTGGTGCAGGTATTGCTGGGCGGCGGCGACGACCTGACCCGGCAGCTGGTCATCGACCTGCGCGCGCCGCGCATCGTGGTGGCGCTGCTGGCCGGGGCCATGTTTGCGGCGTCCGGCGCCATGATGCAGGGCGTTATTCGGAACCCGCTGGCCTCACCGGACATCATCGGGGTGGGGGCGGGGGCGGGGCTGGCGGCCACCATCTTTCTGCTCGCCTGGCCCTCGGCGCCCCCAGGTGGCCTGCCCTGGGCGGCCCTGGTGGGCGCCTGGGCGGGCTTTGGGCTGGTGCTGGCGCTGGCCCGCGACTGGACTGGCCCGCAGTCCGGCAGCCTGCATCCGGTGCGCCTGGCGCTGGTGGGTGTGGCGGTGGCGGCGGCGCTGGGCGCGGCGCAGCAGTTAGTCATCGTCCGGGCCCCCGACGGGCTGGGGTCGGCCCTGACCTTTCTGACCGGCACGGTCTACGGCGCCGACGCGGCCCGCGCGGCCCGGCTGCTGCCCTGGGCGCTGGTGTTGCTGCCTGCCGCGCTGCTCCTGGCCCGCACCCTGGATGTCTTGAACCTGGGTGAGGATCTGGCGACCTCGCTGGGTACGCGCGTGAACGCCGCGCGGCTGCTGTGCCTGACGGTGGCGGTGGCGCTGGCCGGGGCCGCCGTGACGGGCGCCGGGATTCTGGGGTTCGTGGGCCTGCTGGCCCCGCATGTGGCCCGGCTGCTGGTGGGCGCGCGCCATTCCCGGCTGCTGCCGGTGTCCATGCTGCTGGGCGCCGCCCTGGTGCTGGCCGCCGATACTCTGGGCCGCTCCCTGCTGCCCCCCATCGAGGTGCCTGCCGGGATTTTCACCACCCTGGTCGGGGCGCCGTATTTTCTGTATCTGCTGAGAAAGGCGAGGTGA
- a CDS encoding ABC transporter substrate-binding protein has product MNKFSRFSVLSALALVASAAAVTVRHEGGTLTLPAPAKRVVALEYSFLDTLVALGVKPVGGALGNQGGDRGAPPYLAPFMQGVPATGSRAQPSLEAIAAARPDLILADAFVHKATLPQFGGLAPTAAFQSRRGSTDDLGAQTLLIGQLVGREAAAKRLLADQASLIGKARAFAKKGAPAFVTAVVTPQSLTVHTNQSFVGSFLEDLGRKNLVPVKGDQTQYELSLEGLVALNPQTLVLFTAPDETPITETWKKSPLWQKLPAVARGRVYVFNRDNWTRGRGPLALKLMVAEAIESRLLQDAAPAGRFRLP; this is encoded by the coding sequence ATGAACAAGTTCAGTCGTTTCTCGGTGCTGTCCGCGCTGGCCCTGGTGGCCTCGGCGGCGGCCGTAACCGTGCGCCATGAAGGCGGCACCCTGACCCTGCCTGCCCCCGCTAAACGGGTGGTGGCGCTGGAATACTCCTTCCTGGACACGCTGGTGGCCCTGGGCGTGAAGCCGGTGGGCGGCGCGCTGGGCAACCAGGGCGGTGACCGGGGCGCGCCCCCCTACCTGGCGCCCTTCATGCAGGGCGTTCCTGCCACCGGCAGCCGCGCGCAGCCCAGCCTGGAAGCCATCGCGGCGGCCCGGCCTGACCTGATTCTGGCCGACGCCTTTGTTCACAAGGCCACGCTGCCGCAGTTTGGGGGCCTGGCGCCCACTGCCGCTTTCCAGAGCCGCCGGGGCAGCACCGACGACCTCGGTGCCCAGACCCTCCTGATTGGGCAACTGGTGGGGCGCGAGGCGGCGGCCAAGCGCCTGCTGGCCGACCAGGCGAGCCTGATTGGCAAGGCCCGCGCCTTTGCCAAGAAGGGCGCGCCCGCCTTCGTAACGGCCGTGGTCACGCCGCAGTCCCTGACCGTTCACACCAACCAGAGTTTTGTGGGCAGCTTTCTGGAAGACCTGGGCCGCAAGAATCTGGTGCCGGTCAAGGGTGACCAGACCCAGTACGAGCTGTCCCTGGAAGGCCTGGTGGCCCTGAACCCCCAGACGCTGGTGCTGTTCACGGCCCCCGATGAAACCCCCATCACCGAAACCTGGAAAAAGAGTCCTTTGTGGCAGAAACTGCCGGCCGTGGCGCGCGGGCGCGTGTATGTATTTAACCGCGACAACTGGACGCGCGGCCGGGGCCCGCTGGCCCTGAAACTCATGGTCGCCGAGGCCATCGAGAGCCGCCTGCTGCAAGACGCCGCGCCGGCTGGGCGTTTCCGCCTTCCGTGA
- a CDS encoding FecCD family ABC transporter permease has product MTRPLAQPTRRVSWRPLWLPLGAALLVFVVLASLALGATDLPLAQVAALLFAPNDSTESLVVHTLRLPRTVVAALAGAGLGVSGLMLQAVTRNPLADPGILGVEAGGALAILVMVVFFPAVPGWLFVPAAFLGGLLAATAAYSVARSVGITPLRLALAGVAVASLVGAASRVIQILWEQRAQGALFALSGSVAGRTWEHAAQIAPWMIGGLLAALLLTPRLNILALGEDVARSLGARLERDSVLVTGLGVLLAAASVSVVGPVGFVGLIIPHAARTLVGADHRLSLPLAALLGAAFLVVADIAARLVDKPAETPVGILVAAAGAPFFVLLARRVGQK; this is encoded by the coding sequence ATGACCCGGCCCCTGGCGCAGCCGACCCGCCGCGTCTCGTGGCGCCCGCTGTGGTTGCCCCTGGGCGCGGCGCTGCTGGTCTTCGTGGTGCTGGCCTCGCTGGCGCTGGGGGCCACTGACCTGCCGCTGGCACAGGTGGCGGCCCTGCTGTTTGCCCCCAACGACTCTACCGAAAGCCTGGTGGTGCATACCCTGCGCCTTCCGCGCACGGTGGTCGCGGCGCTGGCCGGCGCCGGGCTGGGCGTGTCGGGGCTGATGCTTCAGGCCGTGACGCGCAACCCGCTGGCCGATCCCGGCATCCTGGGCGTTGAGGCCGGCGGCGCGCTGGCGATTCTGGTCATGGTGGTTTTCTTTCCGGCGGTGCCGGGCTGGCTGTTCGTGCCGGCCGCCTTTCTGGGAGGCCTGCTGGCCGCCACGGCCGCTTACAGCGTGGCGCGGAGCGTGGGCATTACCCCGCTTCGGCTGGCGCTGGCCGGGGTGGCGGTGGCCAGCCTGGTGGGGGCCGCCAGCCGCGTGATTCAGATTCTGTGGGAACAGCGGGCGCAGGGCGCACTGTTCGCCCTGTCTGGTAGCGTGGCGGGCCGCACCTGGGAACACGCCGCGCAGATTGCGCCCTGGATGATCGGCGGCCTGCTGGCCGCGCTGCTCCTGACCCCCCGGCTCAATATCCTGGCCCTGGGAGAGGACGTAGCGCGCAGCTTAGGCGCCCGCCTGGAACGCGACTCGGTGCTGGTCACGGGGCTGGGCGTGCTGCTGGCCGCCGCTTCGGTCAGTGTGGTGGGGCCGGTGGGCTTCGTGGGCCTGATTATTCCTCACGCCGCGCGCACCCTGGTGGGGGCAGATCACCGCCTGAGCCTGCCGCTGGCGGCCCTGCTGGGCGCCGCATTCCTGGTGGTGGCCGATATCGCCGCCCGCCTGGTGGACAAGCCGGCCGAAACGCCCGTGGGCATTCTGGTGGCCGCTGCTGGCGCGCCCTTCTTCGTTCTGCTGGCCCGCCGTGTGGGCCAGAAATAA
- a CDS encoding sucrase ferredoxin has protein sequence MTAAPRLPLCADVSRGLNEDPIGTASHWQEVTVLELDVPVWARVRDVANWTPEQSGLFERLRGKVEASGAGFGLLMSAPRVPGQPLRVRHYTLGAGGYRRRDYHSELPQTEWARGLTDTLLDRENLGGWQEEEAPAGPDLHVCTHGTVDAACGRYGVPVFQRLGEAGVRAWRTGHFGGHRFAATAVELPTGLMWAHLTPELAVRVAQREVAPSEAARHLRGFAGLPPLAQAVDRELLLRHGWAWLSAERRAQVDGQHVTLSYTWQGVSGEVRAVVGHSLLSVPGSSHKPDYGEVKQYQVAWA, from the coding sequence ATGACGGCCGCTCCCCGCCTGCCGCTATGCGCCGACGTGTCGCGGGGGCTGAACGAAGACCCCATCGGCACGGCCTCCCACTGGCAGGAAGTCACGGTGCTGGAACTGGACGTGCCGGTGTGGGCGCGCGTGCGCGACGTGGCGAACTGGACCCCCGAGCAAAGCGGCCTCTTCGAGCGGCTGCGCGGCAAGGTCGAGGCGTCGGGGGCGGGGTTTGGCCTGCTGATGAGTGCGCCGCGCGTTCCGGGGCAGCCGCTGCGGGTGCGGCACTACACGCTGGGGGCCGGGGGCTATCGCCGGCGCGACTACCACAGCGAGCTGCCGCAGACCGAGTGGGCGCGCGGCCTGACCGACACCCTGCTGGACCGTGAGAACCTGGGCGGGTGGCAGGAAGAGGAAGCGCCCGCAGGCCCCGACCTGCACGTCTGCACCCACGGCACGGTGGACGCCGCCTGCGGGCGCTACGGCGTGCCGGTGTTTCAGCGGCTGGGCGAGGCAGGGGTGCGCGCCTGGCGCACCGGGCACTTTGGCGGGCACCGCTTTGCGGCCACAGCCGTGGAGCTGCCCACGGGCCTTATGTGGGCGCACCTGACCCCCGAGCTGGCTGTGCGGGTGGCCCAGCGTGAGGTGGCCCCGTCCGAGGCCGCGCGGCACCTGCGCGGCTTTGCGGGGCTGCCGCCGCTGGCCCAGGCCGTGGACCGCGAACTGCTGCTGCGCCACGGCTGGGCCTGGCTGAGCGCCGAGCGCCGCGCCCAGGTGGACGGCCAGCACGTCACCCTGAGCTACACCTGGCAGGGCGTAAGCGGCGAGGTGCGCGCCGTGGTGGGCCACAGCCTCCTGAGCGTGCCGGGGTCCAGTCACAAGCCCGATTACGGCGAGGTCAAGCAGTATCAGGTGGCGTGGGCATGA
- a CDS encoding ABC transporter substrate-binding protein, translating into MKRLLALLALAGGASASAACAGREITHSLGTSCVPATPKRVMVLEWTYAEDVLALGVQPVGMADIAGYREWVNIPVALAASVQDIGTRQQPSLEKIRALKPDLILTAKLRSAQNYAQLAAIAPTVAFDPYAGASQYGEMRSTFTTIGTLLNRQNTARQVLSNLDARLARVGQDLKAAGRARETYVLAQAYTGRGGAATMRLFTGNSMVSEVMEKIGLVNAWRAPAQPYGFSEVSLEPLSALNTANFLYVTQKEDNVFAAPSLRPLWQGLPFVKSGRTYALNEKTWTFGGPLSALTLAGEISRAMLGR; encoded by the coding sequence GTGAAGCGGCTGCTGGCCTTGCTGGCGCTGGCGGGCGGCGCCTCGGCCTCGGCGGCCTGCGCGGGGCGCGAGATCACGCACTCGCTGGGCACCTCCTGCGTGCCGGCCACCCCCAAGCGTGTGATGGTGCTGGAATGGACCTACGCCGAGGACGTGCTGGCCCTGGGCGTGCAGCCGGTCGGAATGGCCGACATCGCCGGCTACCGCGAGTGGGTCAATATCCCCGTGGCTCTGGCGGCCTCGGTGCAGGACATCGGCACCCGGCAGCAGCCGAGCCTTGAGAAAATCCGCGCCCTGAAGCCCGACCTCATTCTGACGGCCAAGCTGCGCTCGGCCCAGAATTACGCGCAGCTGGCGGCCATCGCGCCCACCGTGGCCTTTGACCCCTACGCGGGCGCCTCGCAGTACGGCGAGATGCGCTCGACCTTTACCACCATCGGCACGCTGCTGAACCGCCAGAACACGGCCCGGCAGGTTCTGAGTAACCTCGACGCCCGCCTGGCGCGCGTGGGGCAGGACCTGAAGGCGGCGGGGCGCGCCCGCGAAACCTACGTGCTGGCCCAGGCCTACACGGGCCGGGGCGGCGCCGCCACCATGCGCCTGTTTACCGGCAACAGCATGGTCAGCGAGGTCATGGAGAAAATCGGCCTGGTCAACGCCTGGAGGGCGCCGGCCCAGCCCTACGGCTTTTCGGAAGTCAGCCTGGAGCCGCTCTCGGCCCTGAACACTGCCAACTTCCTGTATGTCACCCAGAAAGAGGACAACGTGTTTGCGGCGCCCAGCCTCCGGCCGCTGTGGCAGGGGCTGCCCTTTGTGAAGTCGGGCCGCACCTACGCCCTGAATGAAAAGACCTGGACCTTCGGCGGCCCCCTGAGCGCCCTGACCCTGGCCGGCGAAATCAGCCGCGCCATGCTGGGCCGCTGA
- a CDS encoding ABC transporter substrate-binding protein: MLKSLTTVTLLLLGTASAQSLTLKHDEGSATVKKDPKRVVVMDEEALGWLAALGVSDRVVGLGSTYFTPADLSAGKLKPEVLKQGFYGRVKLNSPAYIGDWITPNLETITALKPDLIVRITWKGNQNYDKLTKIAPTVGYAEDSLSFWQKGLRDLAKVFGKQVEAERVIKQVADTNRANARKLLAAGVFRKYSKVVVVAPFAGGSNWLYTDVRLIPDLRTLGFKDGIKAKETTLGVGSAISDEALLGLDKQTLVVLFPPGGKYNGAEAFLKTPVGQRLKDQSIVYVPEDFSPYSGPLMSIHNSNALTKMILEKVK; this comes from the coding sequence ATGTTGAAATCCCTGACCACCGTGACCTTGCTGCTGCTGGGCACCGCTTCGGCCCAGAGCCTGACCCTCAAGCACGACGAGGGCAGCGCCACTGTCAAGAAGGACCCCAAGCGCGTCGTTGTCATGGACGAAGAAGCCCTGGGCTGGCTGGCCGCGCTGGGCGTCAGTGACCGTGTTGTGGGCCTGGGCAGCACCTACTTCACGCCGGCTGACCTGAGCGCCGGCAAGCTGAAGCCTGAAGTCCTGAAGCAGGGCTTTTATGGCCGCGTCAAGCTGAATAGCCCCGCGTACATCGGCGACTGGATTACGCCCAACCTGGAAACCATCACGGCCCTGAAGCCCGACCTGATTGTCCGCATCACCTGGAAGGGCAACCAGAACTACGACAAGCTGACCAAGATTGCCCCCACGGTCGGCTACGCCGAAGACAGCCTCAGCTTCTGGCAAAAGGGCCTGCGCGACCTGGCCAAGGTGTTTGGCAAGCAGGTCGAGGCCGAGCGCGTCATCAAGCAGGTGGCCGACACCAACCGCGCCAACGCGCGCAAGCTGCTGGCGGCAGGCGTGTTCCGCAAGTATTCCAAGGTGGTTGTCGTGGCGCCCTTTGCGGGCGGCAGCAACTGGCTGTACACCGACGTGCGCCTGATCCCCGACCTGCGCACCCTGGGCTTCAAGGACGGCATCAAGGCCAAGGAAACGACGCTGGGCGTCGGCTCGGCCATCAGTGACGAGGCGCTGCTGGGGCTCGACAAGCAGACACTGGTCGTGCTGTTTCCCCCCGGCGGCAAGTACAACGGCGCCGAGGCCTTCTTGAAGACCCCCGTGGGCCAGCGCCTGAAAGACCAGAGCATCGTCTATGTCCCTGAGGACTTCAGCCCCTACAGCGGGCCCCTCATGAGCATTCACAACAGCAACGCCCTAACCAAGATGATTCTGGAGAAGGTGAAGTGA
- the rpmE gene encoding 50S ribosomal protein L31, protein MKKDIHPRTVPCKIIYQGQVVMETLSTKPEIHVDVWSGVHPFWTGEERFVDTEGRVDKFNKRFGDSYRTKKK, encoded by the coding sequence ATGAAAAAAGACATCCACCCCAGGACCGTTCCTTGCAAGATCATCTACCAGGGCCAGGTCGTGATGGAAACGCTGAGCACCAAGCCCGAAATCCACGTAGACGTCTGGAGCGGCGTTCACCCCTTCTGGACCGGCGAAGAGCGCTTCGTGGACACCGAAGGCCGCGTGGACAAGTTCAACAAGCGCTTCGGCGACAGCTACCGCACCAAGAAGAAGTAA
- a CDS encoding thymidine kinase, whose protein sequence is MLKSPYHGGHLEVIVGPMFSGKSEELIRRVTRAVIARQNVQVFKPALDDRYHESKVASHAGRTVAALAVGSAAEIRAHLAGEGALLSDPGVSSLPDVVGIDEVQFLGPEVVPLALELAGVGVRVILAGLDLDFRAEPFGSMPDLLARAESVEKLTAICTVCGAPATRSQRLIGGQPARLSDPVVLVGAQESYEARCRVHHELRE, encoded by the coding sequence GTGCTCAAGTCTCCCTATCACGGCGGTCACCTGGAGGTCATCGTCGGGCCAATGTTCAGCGGCAAAAGCGAGGAGCTGATTCGCCGCGTCACCCGCGCCGTGATTGCGCGCCAGAACGTGCAGGTATTCAAGCCGGCGCTGGATGACCGCTACCACGAGTCCAAGGTCGCCAGCCACGCGGGGCGCACCGTGGCCGCCCTGGCGGTGGGCAGCGCCGCCGAAATTCGCGCCCACCTGGCCGGTGAGGGTGCCCTCCTCAGCGACCCTGGCGTCAGCTCTCTGCCCGACGTGGTGGGCATTGACGAGGTGCAGTTTCTGGGGCCAGAAGTGGTGCCGCTGGCCCTGGAACTGGCGGGCGTAGGCGTGCGCGTCATTCTGGCCGGGCTGGACCTGGATTTCCGCGCCGAGCCCTTTGGCTCCATGCCCGACCTGCTGGCCCGCGCCGAGAGCGTGGAGAAACTGACCGCCATCTGTACAGTCTGCGGCGCCCCGGCCACCCGGTCCCAGCGCCTGATTGGTGGCCAGCCGGCCCGCCTGAGCGACCCCGTGGTCCTGGTGGGCGCCCAAGAAAGCTACGAGGCCCGCTGCCGCGTTCACCACGAACTGCGGGAATAA
- a CDS encoding GGDEF domain-containing protein yields the protein MDAPAFCLQARAAVMPRPAADAPPEPAAWRTTQRRMFAWLVGLASLACGAALWMQAPSFDPLDRVALPALGLGLLGLQGLLSLGVLQLPGAIRGAFIGAGAYLLLALNHQFSVLTPASRTLMENTYWFAVLYVAVFLVYPPRRATWLSGSLLLVSAAVCGLNLLLTVPAEARGDLTGASLQFLLVGAVLTILQATLGAQRTQLLASHAAAYSDALTGLGNRRAAEEHLAALTARGATYTLVLFDLDHFKRVNDLHGHGAGDLVLRGVGRAVQAHLPGGGVAARWGGEEFMLILPEQRDRQVRALLDTLRADLRGARYGTVDGVTACFGVATAQAGEDPEAVVARADAAMYRVKRQGRNDVYLADLRHTQFG from the coding sequence GTGGATGCCCCTGCCTTCTGCCTGCAGGCCAGGGCGGCGGTGATGCCGCGCCCCGCCGCAGACGCGCCGCCCGAGCCTGCCGCCTGGCGGACCACCCAGCGGCGCATGTTCGCGTGGCTGGTGGGGCTGGCGAGCCTGGCCTGCGGCGCCGCCCTGTGGATGCAGGCCCCCAGCTTCGATCCCCTTGACCGGGTGGCGCTGCCAGCCCTGGGGCTGGGCCTGCTGGGGCTTCAGGGGCTGCTGTCGCTGGGCGTTTTGCAGCTGCCTGGGGCTATTCGCGGCGCGTTCATCGGGGCCGGCGCCTACCTCCTGCTGGCGCTGAACCACCAATTCAGCGTGCTGACCCCAGCCTCCCGCACCCTGATGGAAAACACCTACTGGTTCGCCGTGCTGTATGTAGCGGTGTTTCTGGTCTACCCACCGCGCCGCGCGACCTGGTTGTCGGGCAGCCTGCTGCTGGTGTCGGCGGCGGTGTGCGGCCTGAATCTGCTGCTGACTGTGCCCGCCGAAGCCCGGGGTGATCTGACCGGGGCCTCCCTTCAGTTTCTGCTGGTGGGCGCAGTGCTCACGATCCTTCAGGCCACGCTGGGAGCGCAGCGCACGCAGCTGCTGGCCTCGCACGCGGCGGCCTACAGCGACGCCCTGACCGGCCTGGGCAACCGCCGCGCCGCCGAGGAACATCTGGCCGCACTGACCGCGCGCGGCGCCACCTACACCCTGGTGCTCTTTGACCTGGACCATTTCAAACGGGTCAACGACCTGCACGGGCATGGGGCGGGCGACCTGGTGCTGCGGGGCGTGGGGCGGGCAGTCCAGGCGCATTTGCCAGGCGGCGGTGTGGCGGCCCGCTGGGGCGGCGAGGAATTCATGCTGATCTTGCCCGAGCAGCGTGACCGCCAGGTGCGCGCGCTGCTCGATACCCTGCGCGCCGACCTGCGCGGGGCGCGCTACGGCACGGTGGACGGCGTGACCGCCTGCTTCGGTGTGGCCACCGCCCAGGCGGGCGAGGACCCCGAGGCGGTGGTAGCCCGCGCCGACGCCGCCATGTACCGCGTCAAGCGGCAAGGCCGCAACGACGTGTATCTGGCCGACCTGCGCCACACCCAGTTTGGCTGA
- a CDS encoding response regulator, with amino-acid sequence MGLMAYTILVADDEPAIRTMLEVILSADGHEIVAVQDGRLALDYLKDHTPDAMLLDVKMPHMDGFEICSRVKRIKRLRDTPVLLLTGFDDDQTRDHAKLVGADDIVYKPLSGKNLRSRVNQLIEARRR; translated from the coding sequence ATGGGGCTCATGGCGTATACCATCCTCGTCGCAGACGACGAACCAGCCATCCGCACCATGCTGGAAGTCATTTTGTCGGCAGACGGGCACGAAATTGTGGCTGTGCAGGACGGCAGGCTGGCCCTCGACTACCTCAAAGACCACACGCCCGACGCCATGCTGCTGGACGTGAAAATGCCGCACATGGACGGCTTTGAAATCTGTTCCCGGGTCAAGCGCATCAAGCGGCTGCGCGATACGCCTGTGCTGCTGCTCACCGGCTTTGACGATGACCAGACCCGCGACCACGCCAAGCTGGTGGGCGCCGACGACATCGTGTACAAGCCGCTGTCCGGTAAAAATCTCCGCAGCCGCGTCAACCAGCTGATCGAAGCCCGGCGCCGTTAG